Sequence from the Thermocaproicibacter melissae genome:
AACTACGACCTCGGCGATGTCAGAATCCGCACGCTGAAATCGACGGATGAAGGTGTTGCGTTTCTCGTGGAGGTTGACGGCATGAAGATTTACCACGCCGGAGACCTGAACTGGTGGAAATGGGACGGTGATTCCACGGAGGAGGCAGTCTACATGGAGCGGGCGTTCAAAGCGCAGGTAGACCTTCTTCGGGGCGAAACCGTTGACGTGGCATTCCTTCCGTGCGACCCGCGGCAGGGCAAAGACGCCGTTCTCGGATTCGACTATTTTATGAAAACAGTTAGTCCGCGTCATGCCGTGCCCATGCACTCCTTCGGCAACACCGACTTCTTTGAAATACTGGATACCGACCCCCGCACCGAGCCGTACCGCAAAAAGATTCTGCAGTACCGTTCCCGCGGGGAAACGATGCTTGTAACAGATTAAATATTATGTTTACAATGAAAAACCTCCTGTTGCAGAATGGAAACTGCAACAGGAGGTAATTTTTATAATGCTTTGACGAGAGTCAAGACTGTCATTTAATAATCCGCAAGGACAACGGAGCCTGTTTTTCTCGTGGCGTTCATGTCAATTATCCGCTGGTTGCGGCTTCCGCGGAAACGGAGGGAAAGATCTTTTTCCGCGAGCACAAACGGCCCGTCGATGAGCAGGTCGGTCTGCGCCAAGAGGTCATCTACGTCCGGGTCATGCTTTGCGAGCAGCTGCTCGTAGAGGTAACCTGTAAACGTAACAACATCGAGGCCGCGGCTGTGCGCCATGCGCGCCAGCTCCGCAAGCGGGGCAGGCTGGCAGAACGGTTCGCCGCCGCTTAAAGTAATACCCTTAAGGAGCGGGTTTTGGCAGATTTCCTCAAACAGCTTGCGGATATCCACAACCTTGCCGCCGTCAAACGGGTGCGTCTGCGGATTGTGGCACCCGGGGCAGTTGTGCGGACACCCTTGGGTAAAAACGGTGTACCGGAAACCGGGTCCGTCGACAATAGACTCCGGTTCCACACCGCTGATGCGCAGTTTATACTCCATGCTTCACCCGGTCTCTCTCCTCGGCCCTTTTCGCGTCATTCCAGCGGTCCATGGTACCCACGAGGTAGCCGGTAATACGGCGGATGCGCTCAAACTTCGGTCCTTCTTCCTCATGGCGGTGGCACTTCGGGCACTCGTTGTCGATGATGCCGTTGTAGCCGCACACCGGGTCGCGGTCGACCGGATGGTTGACGGCGCCGTAGCCGATGCCGTTCTCCTTCATGCAGCGCACCACAGCCTCAAATGCTTCAAGGTTCTTCGTGGTGTCGCCGTCGAGTTCCACATAGGTGATATGTCCGGCATTCGTTAAAGCGTGATAAGGCGCTTCAATCTGAATCTTGCGGAATGCCGAAATGGGGTAATAAACCGGCACATGGAACGAGTTGGTGTAATACTCGCGGTCGGTAATGCCCGGAATCTTGCCGTACTTCTTCTGGTCGATGCGTACGAAGCGGCCGGAAAGCCCCTCAGCCGGCGTTGCCAGCAGCGTGAAATTCAGGCCTGTTTTCTCCGACTGTTCGTCACAGCGTTTCCGCATGTGAGTGACTATTTCAAGCCCGAGTTTCTGGCTTTCTTCGCTTTCACCGTGGTGTTTGCCTGTAAGGGCCACAAGCGTCTCCGCAAGGCCGATAAAGCCAACGCTTAAGGTACCGTGCTTCAGCACCTCCGCCACGCTGTCGGTCCATGCCAGCTTCTCGCTGTCAATCCACACCCCCTGTCCCATCAGGAACGGGTAGTTGTAGACCTTCTTGGAGCACTGAATCTTGAAGCGGTGAAGCAGCTGACGGAACACGAGATCAATGCGTTCGTCGAGCATTTGATAGAACTTTTTAATGTCCCCGTGTGCTTCAATGCCGAGGCGAGGCAGATTGATGGAAGTAAAGCTCAGATTTCCGCGTCCGCAGGTAACCTGGCGGTTCTTGTCATAAACATTGCCGATTACGCGGGTGCGGCAGCCCATGTATGCCACCTCGGAGTTATAATCGCCCGGGCGGTAATACTGCAGGTTAAACGGCGCGTCCAGGAAGCTGAAGTTCGGGAACAGACGCTTTGCGCTGACGCGAATGGCGAGCTTGAACAGGTCATAGTTCGGGTCGCCGGGGTTGTAGTTGATGCCCTCTTTGACCTTGAAAATCTGGACTGGGAAAATCGGCGTTTCGCCGCAGCCGAGTCCCGCCTCCGTTGCAAGAAGCAAGTTGCGGATTGCCATGCGTCCCTCGGGGGTGGTGTCGGTTCCGTAGTTCAGCGAGCTGAACGGAACCTGCGCGCCTGCGCGGGAATTCATGGTGTTGAGGTTGTGGACAAGCGCCTCCATCGCCTGGTAAGTCTTGCGGTCGGTGATTGCCGTTGCGCTGCGCACGGCAAATGCGTGTGCTTTTTCGGTTTCTTCGGCTGTAATCTCTTCCAAGCCGCAGGTGCGCTGATGCTCCGGAAGAAATTCTTTGAGCTTCTTGCCGTAGTCATCGGTGGTTGCCAGCGTAATATCCGAACCGACCTTTTCCTTCACAGCATCCACGAGCGCGTTTGCGTCTTCTATGCTCATGTTGCGCGAAACCTGGAAGAACTTTGAAAGCTCATCGAAATAGCTGCGGCAGAACGTCTTTGCGACGCCCGGCGCCATGCAGTAATCGAAGTTCGGGATGCTCTGGCCGCCGTGCATTTCGTTCTGGTTCGCCTGAATGGCAATGCAGGCGAGGGCGGCGTAAGAAATGATGTCCTGCGGCTCGCGGAGCGTGCCATGGCCGGTACAGAAACCGTTGTGGAACAGTTTCAGCAGATCAATCTGGCAGCAGGTCTCGGTGAGCATATAGAAATCTTCGTCGTGAATATGAATGTCGCCGTTCAAGTGCGCCGCGGCAATATCCTTGGGAAGAATGTAGTTGTTGATGAAGTATTTGGAACCTTCGGAACCGTATTTCAACATCGTGCCCATGGAAGTGTCGGCATCAATGTTGGCGTTTTCACGCTTGAGGTCAACGTCTTTGGAATCACGGAAGGTCAACTGATTGTAAATATCCATCAAGTCGCCCGCGGCCTGGCGAATCTTCGCGTGCTCTGCACGGTAAAGAATATACGCTTTGGCAGTCTTGGCAAAATCGTGCGAAATCAAGCGCTCCTCTACGGCGTCCTGCACCTGCTCAACGGTCGGCACGCCAATGCCTGCCACCGCATCTACGACTTCGCGTGTGAGACATGCGAGCTGTTCCTCGGTAATCGTCTCATCTTTTACAGCGTTGTTGGCGCGCCGGATGGCACTGCTGATTTTTTCCGGGTTAAACGGCACAACAACGCCGCTGCGCTTGCGAATCTTCTCCACTTTCGCAGTGATTTCTTTTGTTTTCACTGTCATTGTCTCCGAAGGCATCTTCGGCATACTTCCTTTCTCCTGTTTGGCAGCATCCTTTTGGGGACCGCGATAAAAAAGTGCGCACAAAAAGCAGCGCGGCTTGTTTGTCTTCGATGCTGTGTTTCTTTCGTTTCTGTTTGTTGCAGAAACGATTATACCGCGCTGCCCTCTTTGTGTCAATATTTTGTTTCCTTTTTTTATTTATCCTCTACATATTGTGTTTTACACAGTTCCAACAATACTGTCGATTTCGCTTAGCTCCTCGGCGGAAAAATCGAGCTTCGCAAGGCACTTCACATCTTCGTCGATCTGCTCGGGGCGGCTGGCGCCGATGAGCACGCTCGCCATGGTCTTCTCACGGAGAATCCAGCTCAGGGCGAACTGTGTCATGGTCTGGCCGCGCCGCTCGGCGATTTTTTCGAGACGGGAAACCTTCTCAATCATCTCGGGCTTAATCGAGTTTTTGTTCAGAAAGACAGATTTTCCGTCTGCGCGAGAACCTGCGGGTATGCCGTGGTTATATTTGCCGGTCAGCACGCCCTGTGCAAGCGGACTGTAAGCCGTCATGCCGAAGCCGCATTTTTCCGCTGTGGGGAACAGTTTTTCCGTGTGGCGGTCCAGCAGATTATACCGCGACTGGCAGATAAGGCAGTGCACGCCCATGGAGTCCAGAATCTGAGCGGCACGTTCCGCCTCTTCCGGGCTGTAATTGGAAATGCCTACATAGAGTGCCTTGCCGCTCTTCACCGCTGTTGCCAGGGCGCCCATGGTCTCTTCCAGCGGCGTTTCCGGGTCGGAGCGGTGATGGTAGAAAATATCCACATAGTCTAGGCCCATGCGCTGCAGGCTCCTGTCGAGGCTCGAAAGGAGGTATTTTCGGGAGCCCCAGTCTCCGTAAGGGCCGGGGTGCATGTAGAAGCCCGCCTTTGTGGTGATGACCATTTCGTCGCGGTAGGGGTGCATGTCTTCCTTCATCAGGCGGCCGAAGGTTTCCTCGGCGCTGCCGACGGGCGGTCCGTAGTTGTTTGCGAGGTCAAAAACTGTAATGCCTTTGTCAAAAGCACGGCGCACAATGGCGCGGCAGTTCTCGTAGCTGTCGTATCCGCCGAAGTTGTGCCAAAAGCCCAGCGAGACAGCACTCATTTTCAGTCCGCTTTTGCCCACCCTGCGGTACAGCATCGTGTCATATCTTGTTTCGTCGGCTACATAGGGGGTAATGTCATTTTTCCTTTCCATTTTTATCTCCTCCTTGCTTATTTTGCTTTCGGGACCCTTGCTCCCGCAAGCTGCTATCTGAAAAGACGTCAGCCACTCTGACGCTTTGAAAAAACACATCCGCAGTAATTCTGGCGGTAAAGGTTATATTGCCGGGAAAGCTCAATCGAGCGCTTATAACCCCCGCGCTTCTTGAAATCCGAATGAAGATACTTCACGCCGTACTTTTTTTCGAGTTCCGCGCCAATGGCGTTTAGGCGTTCCGCATCCTTGTACGGAGAAAGCGAAAGCGTTGTGGTAAACCACTCAAAGCCGTTTTCCTTTGCATACTTGGCGGCCTCCTCTAAGCGCATGCGGTAGCAGATGGTGCACCGCTTTCCGCGCTCGGGGTCGGCTTCGTGGCCTTTGACTAGCTCAAAGAAGCGCTGCGGGTCATAGTTTCCGGCGGCAAAGCGTACCGGATTCTGCGTCGGCAGTTCCGCAAGCAGCCGCTGTACCTCCTCCACGCGCTTCTCATACTCCTGCTGCGGAGAGATATTTGGGTTGTAGTAGTACAGCGTAATATTGAAAAAACGCGAAAGGTACTCCAGCACATAGCTGCTGCACGGCGCGCAGCACGCGTGAAGCAGAAGGGAAGGCGTGCGCCCGCCCAAACCCTCGATGGTTTCATCGAGCCACTTCTGGTAATTCACTTTTTGCATGAAGCACCTCCTGCAGGCTCATGCCTGCTTCTGGGGAAGGACGGCAATGCCAAGCTCTTTCAGCTGTTGCTCATCCACGCTTCCGGGTGCGCCGCTCATCAGCTCGGCAGACGAAGCCACCTTCGGGAACGCAATCACGTCACGCATATCCTCGACATCCAGCAGCACCATCATCAAGCGTTCCAGGCCCCATGCCATGCCGCCGTGCGGCGGAGCTCCATATTTGAGGGCTTCCAGCAGGAAGCCGAAGCGCTCTTGCGCCGTTTCGTCCGGAATTCCGAGAACTTTCAGCATGCGCTGCTGAAGCTGGGAGTCGTGGATACGGATACTTCCGCCGCCCGCCTCATAGCCGTTGATGACCATGTCGTAAGCTACGGAGCGCACAGAACCGGGGTCGCTCTCGAGCTTGTCGAGGTCCTCCGGATTCGGCATCGTGAACGGATGGTGCATTGCCACCCAGCGGCCCTCTTCCTTGCTGTACTCAAACATGGGGAAGTCGGTAATCCAGAGGATTTTCGGGCTGGATTTATCAATCAGGTTAAACCTGCGCGCGAGGTTGCAGCGCAATGCGCCGAGGGAATCGTACACAACCTTGTTTTCGCCGCTTGCAACGAGGAACAGCACGTCGCCCGGCTCTGCGCCGAGTGCGCTGCGCACCGCCTTCGCCTCGTCCGGCGAGAGGAACTTCTCGTAGGAGGACGTTTCTCCCGTCGAAGCGAGCCGTGTCCAAGCAAGGCCCTTTGCGCCGTAAGTTTTAATCCATTCGCCGAGCTTGTCAATCTCTTTGCGGCTGAGGTTGTCGGCCTGTCCCTTGAGGTTGATGCCGCGGACGCTGCCGCCCTCTGCGAGGGCACCCGCAAACACGCGGAATTCCGTACCCTTTACGGCCTCGCTCACATCGGTAAGCTCCATTCCGAAGCGGAGGTCCGGCTTATCGGAGCCAAAGCGGTCCATGGCCTCCTGCCATGTCATGCGCGGAAGCGGGAGCGGAATCTCAATGCCGAGCAGTTTCTTGTATGCCTCATGGATAAAGCCTTCGCCGATCTGCATTACATCTTCCTGCGTGACGAAGGACATTTCAAAGTCAATCTGCGTGAATTCCGGCTGACGGTCAGCTCGCAGGTCCTCGTCGCGGAAGCAGCGGGCAATCTGCATATAGCGGTCAAAGCCCGAGACCATGAGCAGCTGCTTGTAAAGCTGCGGAGACTGGGGAAGGGCGAAAAATTTCCCGGGGAAAATGCGGCTCGGTACCAAATAGTCGCGCGCGCCCTCCGGTGTGGACTTCATCAGGTCCGGTGTTTCAATTTCTAAGAAACCGTTCTCGTCAAAATAATCGTGGGCAATCTTCGTCAGGCGGTGCCGCGCCATCAAAATGCGCTGCATATCGGGGCGACGCAGGTCAAGGTAGCGGTAGTGCAGGCGCGTTTCCTTCTGCACGGCCGAGTTTTCTTCAATGGCAAACGGCGGCGTTTCGCTCTTTGAGAGAATACGCAGCTCCGTGACGGCGATTTCAATATCGCCCGTCGGAAGCTCCGGATTTTTCGAGGAACGTTCGCGCACGATGCCTTTTGCGGCAAGCACGAACTCTGAGCGCACCGTGAACGCCTTGTCGAATATTGCACGGTCGGTTTTATCGTCAAACGCAAGCTGCACAATGCCCGTGCGGTCGCGCAGGTCAATGAAAATCAGTCCGCCGAGGTCGCGCTGGCGCTGTACCCAGCCGCAGACCGATACTTCTTTTCCCGCATCGGTGCTGCGCAGGACGCCGCAGTAATGGGTTCGTTTGAACCCGTCCATGAATTCTGCCATTGTTAAGAATTCCTCCAACTGTATGATTTAGAAAGATTAGATCCAGAAAGGCGGCTAAAAAATCGCCGCAAGGAAAGATTTCACGAGTATCTGGCAAAGGAAAATCGCCCAAACCGCTTTTTCGCGCTTGGGGACTGCCTTCGGAGCGGTTTTGTCCGCAGGCGCGGGTTTCTCGCCGGAAAGCGCTGCCTTGCTCAGCGGCAGGAACAGCAGATACCCCGCCATGCCGCCGAGCGTGTTGGTGAGCACATCGGTGATGTCCGCGATGCGGGAATCGCCGGAAAAGAGTTGGAGAAATTCAATCCCCAAGCTCAAAGCCAGCGTCAATCCAGCCGTGCTGAAAAATCTCTTCCGGTAAATCAGCGGCAGGAACACGCCGAACGGAACCGTCATGATGAAATTCAGAACGATTTGCTTCTGTGCCCCTCGGTACCCGTTCATCACATCACGGAACGGTATCCAATTGATGTGCAAGGACGGTACCCGAGTGGGCAGCAAAAGAGGCAACAAGGTAAAATGCAAAACGAAACAAAGGTAAACATAAAACGCCGTTCGGAAAAGCAAGCCCTTCCTGTCGCCGCGCCACCGCGGCAGCAGGACAGCAAAATAGACAAGTATGAGGCAGATAAAATCCGGAAGTTCCAGAAGGCACCTTCTCATGATCCTTTTCCTTTCCGTCTATTGGGACGGACAGATTTTCAAGGTGTTCGGAATGTCTCTTCGTGTTTCGTGCCGAACCTTAAAATTTCAGGTCGCCGAAGTCCTCTGCCTCCGAACTGATGGCAGCGAACTGCTCCTCAAAGTTATCGTTCAGGTCGATATCCTTTTTTTCGCCCGTCTTCATGTTCTTGATGACGCCTTTGCCGGAAGCAAGTTCATCGTCGCCGAGCACAAGAGTGAACTTGGCTCCGATTTTGCCGGCGTACTTCATCTGCGCGTTCAGGCTGCGGTCCATTTCATCGCAGGCAGCCTCCACCGCACATTCCCGCAGCCGCTGAACGAGCTGGAACGCCTTTTTGCGCGCTGCGTTGCCGATGGACGCAATATACAGCTCACAGGGTTCTTCCTCGGGGAACTGCACTTTCTGTGCCTCCATGACGAGCAGCAGACGCTCAATGCCAAGGGCAAAGCCGAGCGCCGGCGTCTTTGCGCCGCCCATCTCTTCCACGAGGCCGTCGTAGCGTCCGCCGCCGCAGACGGTGCTCTGCGCACCGAGGTCGTTGGAGACAAATTCAAACACGGTGCGGGTGTAATAATCGAGCCCGCGAACGATGGTGGGGTCGACCTCATACTCGATGCCAATGGAATCCAGCAAGTCCTTTACTTCCTCGAAGTGGCTGCGGCAGTCGTCGCAGAGATAGTCGAGGATATGCGGAGCGTCCTTCGCGACCTCAGCGCACTCGGGCGATTTGCAGTCCAGAATGCGCATCGGGTTGCGATCGAGGCGGGAAAGGCAGGTCTCGCAGAGTCTATCCTTGTTTTGGGTGAAATAAGCCTTCAGCGCCTCGGCGTACTGCTTGCGGCAGCTGGGGCACCCGATAGAGTTGATTTTTAGCGTGAGGTTCTTCACGCAAAGCCGCTCAAACAGGCTGTGCGCAAACGCAATCAGGCCGGCGTCGGCAACCGGCAGGGCAGAGCCGAACATCTCCACGCCGAACTGGTGGAATTCGCGCAGTCTGCCGGCCTGCGCGCGCTCGTAGCGATAGCATGGGGTGATATAGTAAACCTTCACGGGCATAGGCTCGTTGAACAGGCCGTGCTCCAGGTAAGCGCGCACGGCGCCCGCCGTTCCCTCCGGCTTGAGCGTGATGGAGCGGCCGCCCTTGTCCTCAAACGTATACATTTCTTTCTGCACAACGTCGGTTGTTTCGCCGACGGAGCGCTGAAACAGCCTAGTGTCTTCAAAAACCGGCGTGCGAATCTCGCGGAACCCGCTGATCTCCGCTTCGCTGCGCATTACACTCTCCACGGCCTGCCATTTTCCGGCCTGTGAAGGGAGCATGTCCTGTGTGCCTCTTTGTGCTTTGATCAGTTCCATAATTTTCTCCTTTTTATTCGACAGTTTCTTTTCTAAAGATAACAATGCCCCCGCCCCGATAAAGGGACGAGGGAATCTTCCGCTCGTGGTGCCACCCTTTTTCAGGGGACAAAGCCCCCCTCAAAACGCCCCGTCTGCGCGCGGGACAAGCGCGGCTCGCGGATGTCTTCCCCAAGCGGGCACTGCTGGCAAAAGCGCTCTCAGCCGCGGCGCTTTCTCTCTTTGCCGGTCCACCGGGTACTCCTTCCGTTCATCGCCGGAATTCTTATGATTTTTTCGGGTTCAGAATATCGCGCCATTCAAGGTCTCCGCGTTCCAGACCATGGATGAGCACTTCTGCCGTGGCAATATTTGTCGCAACGGGGATGTTGTGCATGTCGCACAGACGCAGCAGGTTCATGTCGTTCGGCTCATGGGGCTTCGGGTTCAGCGGGTCGCGGAAAAACAGCAGCAAGTCCACTTCATTGCAAGCAATGCGCGCGGCAATCTGCTGGTCGCCACCTTGTGAGCCTCCCAAAAAGCGCTGTATCGTCAGTCCCGTTGCCTCTGCAACCATTTTGCCCGTGGTGCCTGTTGCGCATAGCGTGTGACGGCTCAGGATGCCGCAGTAGGCAATACAGAACTGAACCATCAGCTCTTTTTTCGCGTCATGGGCGATCAATGCGATATTCATAAACTCCCTCCAGTTGATTATGTATCTTTCGGCATTTATTCTAGAATTTATGTAGTGGCGGAAGCGGCACTTTCACGCCTTCCAGTCTTGCAGCAAGGCGGGCCAATGCCATGCCTCCGGGCGATTTTTCCGGTGCGGGTCTTGCGTTTGCCCCTGCCGCAGCAAGCTGCGGGTCATCCGGGATAACGCCGATTAACCGGACTCCGGCGGCGTCGATCACGGCGTCTAAATCCGGGTAATAGCCCTGCGCGCGGAACGTAGCGCAGTGGAACCGGTTCACAATCAGTCTTTGCTGGGTGATGCCTGCTTCCAAAAGGCGCAGGTGCGTCTGCATGGTGTCACGCAGGCAGACCGGGTCCGGCGTTGCAACGAGCAGCGCGCGTTTTGCGGGAGCACAGGCACTTAAAAATCCCTGCCCAACCCCCGCCGGACTGTCAATCAGCACATGGTCGTAATACTTAGAAAGGATGCCGACCAGCTCGCGCATAATGTCAGGGCTGATAACATCTTCTTCCGTTTCCGGTGCTGGAAGAAGAAATAGGTTCGGAGAAAATGCGGAAACGTAAACGGCTTTATCCGGGTCCGCCGTGCCGGAAACAACGTCGGCAATGTCAAACACGCGGCGCTCCGCTATGCCAAGCATGTGGTCAAGGCTTCCGAGGCCCGCGTCTCCGTCAATCAAGAGCACGCGTTTTCCGCGCGCCGCCAGCGCGGCGCCGAGGCCCGCTGTGATGGTGGATTTTCCCGCTCCGCCTTTTCCAGATGTAATTACCGTTATTTTTTCCATGCAATAAACCTCATTATCATGTTACCACAGTTGTTTGTGGCAGTAAAGAACTTTTTTCGTCTAAATGCATAATTTTACCTGTTTGCCGAAGCAGGCGAAGCCGCTTCGGACGATGCAGAAGAAGCCGCAGAAGATGTCTGCTGCGAAGGCATGACGATGTTGCCGTTCGCGTCCACGGTTTTGCCGTAGAAATAAGCGTCAAAGATATCCTTTGCAACGCCAAGCGAGTAGGTGCTTGTTCCGCCGTGCGGCAGTATCACCGCAATGGCGATTTCCGGATTGTCATACGGCGCGAAACCGATGAAAACTTCGTTATCCGAGTGGCCGGTACCGGTCTCTGCAGTGCCGGTCTTGCCGGCGACGGCGATGCCGTAATTGGCAAATGTGCCGGCGGCTGTTCCGCCTGGCTGTGTGCAGGCACGCATACCCGCTTTGACATAATTGAGATTCTGCTGGGAAACACCTAACTCGGCGACCTTTGTAACCGGTGTTGTATAGACGGTTTTGGTCCGAGAATAATCCAGAATTTTTTCGACAATATGCGTCTTGAGGCGCACGCCGTTGTTGGCGATGGTTGCACAGTAAGTCGCCAGCTGAAGCGGAGTGAGCTGATTGTCGCTTTGGCCGATGGACGCCTGAACGGTGTCGCCGGCATTCCAAGCCGTACCGCCGGCAGCCCTGCGTTCTTCCGGCCCGGCAAGCGTGCCTTGGCTTTCCCCGACCTCAACGCCGGTCGCAACACCGAGTCCTAGGCGTTTGGCATAAAGATTCATGGCCGTAATGCCGGTGCGGTAACCCACGTTGCAGAAATAGACGTTGCACGATTTAGCGAGCGCGCCCTCAAGCGAAAGGTGGCCATGGCCCGAGAGTTTCCAGCAGTGCAGGTGCAGGTCGCTAAAAATATACACACCGGTGCAGTCAAACACCGTTGAATTCGTAATGGTGCCTTCCTGAAGCGCTGCCAAAGCTACCGACGGCTTAAAACTGGAACCCGGGGTAAACACGCCGTTGAAGGCACGGTTCAGCAGCGGCCTTGTTTTATCATTCAGGAGCTGAGTCATGTATTTTGAATCGCTGGCAGCCTTGTTCTGGTCATAAGAGGGGTAGGTGGAAGCGGCAAGAACCGCAAAGTCCTTCACGCGAAGAACAACGGCGGCACCTTCGGTGCAGTCTGCGCCCATCGGGTTCTCCGCCGTACCGTGCTTCTTTCCGTATTCCTGTGCGCCCTTGACATTCTTTGCGAGGGAAGCGTTGATAACCTTTTGCAGGTTGCTGTCGATGGAAAGCTGAACCGTATTGCCGGCAATTGGCTGTTTTGTGACGGTTTCGGAGACAAAGTTGCCGTTTGCGTCAAGCTCAACGGTTTTCTCTCCGGCTTTACCACAAAGCCAGTTTTCAAAGACCTTTTCAACGCCGCTCGTGCCAACGCGTGCATTCATCGCGTAGCCCTTCTTGAGATAGCTGTCCAGCTCGTCGGCGGAGATGGCTCCTACGGTTCCGAGAATCTGCGGCATGAGGGAACCGTCCGGATATTTCCGGATGGTTGTAACCTTGGCTTCCACGCCCGGCAGCTCGGAGGAATTCTCGCTGATGATGGCAACCGTATCCTGGCTGACGTCCTCGGCGAAAATATAAGGCGTTGAAATGGAAAAGCCCGTCTTTGTCATATTGTAGCGCACGGAAACAATGTTTCTTGTATCCTGTGGGGAATATCCCTTGCAGTCGTATTTTTCAATCAGGGCATCCATGCACTGCTCGGCCGTGGCGTAAGTCTGAAGGCCCAAAAAGCCCTTGGACTTGAGGTAGGCGATGTCTTTGTCACGGCCGGAGATAAACTCATATTTTCCCTGAGAGTTTACGGTAATAGGAAGCTCGTCCTCCCATTTCTCGTTGCGCGAATTCAGAAGCTTGATGAGCTTGAGAATGGTGGCGTTCTTTGTTTTGGTCGTCATGGTGGCGGCGTTGAACGTGATGGCATACCCTGTCTGGTTCACCGCAAGGCCGTTTCCTTTCGTGTCGATAATCTCGCCGCGCGCGGCCTCCATGGTTACTTTGTCGTCACTGGAAGAGTTGGCTGTCTGAAGCCATTTGTCGCCTTCCAATAGCTGCCAGCGCGTGAGCCGAGCGCCGAAAACGAGTCCCACCGCGACCATGAATATCACTAAAAACGCGACGCGTCCTTTGCTGACCGACTTTTTCTCTTCTTCGTCCAAAGCCTTATTCCTCCTTGGAGCGGATCTGCAGCGCAAGAGCCCGATTGAAATAGTAGGTAATCGGCATGACCGCAGAGGTGTACAGATAAATGAACAGGTAATGGGCTGTCAGAGAATAAAGAGGATCGCTGTAGCCCGGCATGACATAGAAGCACGCCCAGTCAAGCAGCGTGAGCGCTGCCGCGGAAATCAACACAACGAGCATGGCGGAAAGAAGATTCGTGCGAATCAGATTGGCCGCGACGAGCGAAATAATAAAGCACAGCGCGGCAAGCAGCATCGCGTGGGACCCCAGCAGGGTCCCCATGCCGAAATCAACGAGAAGGCCGCCAAACAGTCCGAACAGCATGGCGGGAATCTCCGTTTCAAACATCGCGATTGCCAGCACAACCGGAATCACCAAAACCGGACGCGCCCCGAAAAGCTGCGGGATGAGGCGCGGTGTCTCCTGCAGCACAAAGCAGACAAGAATCTCGATGGCATAGGCAAGCCACCGGATAAACCGATATTTTGACATCTTATTTTCCCCCGGATGAAGCAGGCAAAGAGGATGACGCAGAGCTA
This genomic interval carries:
- a CDS encoding aldo/keto reductase; translation: MERKNDITPYVADETRYDTMLYRRVGKSGLKMSAVSLGFWHNFGGYDSYENCRAIVRRAFDKGITVFDLANNYGPPVGSAEETFGRLMKEDMHPYRDEMVITTKAGFYMHPGPYGDWGSRKYLLSSLDRSLQRMGLDYVDIFYHHRSDPETPLEETMGALATAVKSGKALYVGISNYSPEEAERAAQILDSMGVHCLICQSRYNLLDRHTEKLFPTAEKCGFGMTAYSPLAQGVLTGKYNHGIPAGSRADGKSVFLNKNSIKPEMIEKVSRLEKIAERRGQTMTQFALSWILREKTMASVLIGASRPEQIDEDVKCLAKLDFSAEELSEIDSIVGTV
- a CDS encoding epoxyqueuosine reductase QueH, encoding MQKVNYQKWLDETIEGLGGRTPSLLLHACCAPCSSYVLEYLSRFFNITLYYYNPNISPQQEYEKRVEEVQRLLAELPTQNPVRFAAGNYDPQRFFELVKGHEADPERGKRCTICYRMRLEEAAKYAKENGFEWFTTTLSLSPYKDAERLNAIGAELEKKYGVKYLHSDFKKRGGYKRSIELSRQYNLYRQNYCGCVFSKRQSG
- a CDS encoding MBL fold metallo-hydrolase, which translates into the protein MKAEITYLYHSAFAVKTPSHFLVFDYYYDRPNGGHLAQGVINPEEIKDENVVVFASHRHPDHYSPRILSWRSQIPNIRYVLSEGIRTHGVGLTAAPGRNYDLGDVRIRTLKSTDEGVAFLVEVDGMKIYHAGDLNWWKWDGDSTEEAVYMERAFKAQVDLLRGETVDVAFLPCDPRQGKDAVLGFDYFMKTVSPRHAVPMHSFGNTDFFEILDTDPRTEPYRKKILQYRSRGETMLVTD
- a CDS encoding anaerobic ribonucleoside triphosphate reductase, yielding MPSETMTVKTKEITAKVEKIRKRSGVVVPFNPEKISSAIRRANNAVKDETITEEQLACLTREVVDAVAGIGVPTVEQVQDAVEERLISHDFAKTAKAYILYRAEHAKIRQAAGDLMDIYNQLTFRDSKDVDLKRENANIDADTSMGTMLKYGSEGSKYFINNYILPKDIAAAHLNGDIHIHDEDFYMLTETCCQIDLLKLFHNGFCTGHGTLREPQDIISYAALACIAIQANQNEMHGGQSIPNFDYCMAPGVAKTFCRSYFDELSKFFQVSRNMSIEDANALVDAVKEKVGSDITLATTDDYGKKLKEFLPEHQRTCGLEEITAEETEKAHAFAVRSATAITDRKTYQAMEALVHNLNTMNSRAGAQVPFSSLNYGTDTTPEGRMAIRNLLLATEAGLGCGETPIFPVQIFKVKEGINYNPGDPNYDLFKLAIRVSAKRLFPNFSFLDAPFNLQYYRPGDYNSEVAYMGCRTRVIGNVYDKNRQVTCGRGNLSFTSINLPRLGIEAHGDIKKFYQMLDERIDLVFRQLLHRFKIQCSKKVYNYPFLMGQGVWIDSEKLAWTDSVAEVLKHGTLSVGFIGLAETLVALTGKHHGESEESQKLGLEIVTHMRKRCDEQSEKTGLNFTLLATPAEGLSGRFVRIDQKKYGKIPGITDREYYTNSFHVPVYYPISAFRKIQIEAPYHALTNAGHITYVELDGDTTKNLEAFEAVVRCMKENGIGYGAVNHPVDRDPVCGYNGIIDNECPKCHRHEEEGPKFERIRRITGYLVGTMDRWNDAKRAEERDRVKHGV
- the aspS gene encoding aspartate--tRNA ligase: MAEFMDGFKRTHYCGVLRSTDAGKEVSVCGWVQRQRDLGGLIFIDLRDRTGIVQLAFDDKTDRAIFDKAFTVRSEFVLAAKGIVRERSSKNPELPTGDIEIAVTELRILSKSETPPFAIEENSAVQKETRLHYRYLDLRRPDMQRILMARHRLTKIAHDYFDENGFLEIETPDLMKSTPEGARDYLVPSRIFPGKFFALPQSPQLYKQLLMVSGFDRYMQIARCFRDEDLRADRQPEFTQIDFEMSFVTQEDVMQIGEGFIHEAYKKLLGIEIPLPLPRMTWQEAMDRFGSDKPDLRFGMELTDVSEAVKGTEFRVFAGALAEGGSVRGINLKGQADNLSRKEIDKLGEWIKTYGAKGLAWTRLASTGETSSYEKFLSPDEAKAVRSALGAEPGDVLFLVASGENKVVYDSLGALRCNLARRFNLIDKSSPKILWITDFPMFEYSKEEGRWVAMHHPFTMPNPEDLDKLESDPGSVRSVAYDMVINGYEAGGGSIRIHDSQLQQRMLKVLGIPDETAQERFGFLLEALKYGAPPHGGMAWGLERLMMVLLDVEDMRDVIAFPKVASSAELMSGAPGSVDEQQLKELGIAVLPQKQA
- the nrdG gene encoding anaerobic ribonucleoside-triphosphate reductase activating protein; translated protein: MEYKLRISGVEPESIVDGPGFRYTVFTQGCPHNCPGCHNPQTHPFDGGKVVDIRKLFEEICQNPLLKGITLSGGEPFCQPAPLAELARMAHSRGLDVVTFTGYLYEQLLAKHDPDVDDLLAQTDLLIDGPFVLAEKDLSLRFRGSRNQRIIDMNATRKTGSVVLADY